A genomic window from Actinomycetota bacterium includes:
- a CDS encoding Rieske (2Fe-2S) protein, with translation MRARAGSLRQLEAEGHLVAKAGSQPVCVFWADGVARAVDDRCPHMGFPLHRGSIEEGLLTCHWHHARFDLATGGTLDPFADDVRVFPVEIDGDDVFVVVEAPAGHVEHLRRRLVEGLEQGLTLVMAKAVLGLLEAGCGPGEIVRAGVEFGTANRQSGWGSGLTVLAAMANLLPWLDEGDRALALVHGLAFVARDTRNRPPRFPLASLGRADLPADRLASWYRRFIETRSPDAAERVLATALEGGHDVEPAMFAAATDHVFLDGGHTLDFTNKAFEVLVPFGVEGASVVLPTLVEQTARATRAEESGRWRHPHDLLALVAGAEARLAAVGGSSGGAGSAAGAGGGGGTGGGGAAGAGGGGRGVARPLSEPGEVSALGWSLLDDDPRAVVEAVGAAAEQGATPEQLGRALAFAAALRITRFHVQNDFGDWDAVHHAFTYANGLHQALVRRPTPELLRGVVHGALRVYLDRFLNVPAARPPSMVDAPAGGLEALQPCWDAQGGVDEAGAIAYGWVRGRGRDRQAELVAALGHALLAEDAEFHWYQTVEAAARQAAAWPEGSEEAALVLAGAARFLAAHTPTRRELSHVVRTAARLRRGEELFTET, from the coding sequence GTGAGGGCGCGCGCCGGTTCGCTGCGGCAGCTCGAGGCCGAAGGCCACCTGGTGGCCAAGGCGGGCTCGCAGCCCGTGTGCGTGTTCTGGGCCGACGGCGTGGCCCGGGCGGTCGACGACCGCTGCCCCCACATGGGCTTCCCCCTCCACCGCGGTTCGATCGAGGAGGGCCTGCTCACCTGCCACTGGCACCACGCTCGCTTCGACCTGGCCACCGGCGGCACCCTCGACCCGTTCGCCGACGACGTGCGGGTGTTCCCGGTCGAGATCGACGGGGACGACGTGTTCGTCGTCGTCGAGGCGCCGGCCGGCCACGTCGAGCACCTGCGCCGCCGGCTGGTCGAGGGCCTCGAGCAGGGCCTGACCCTGGTCATGGCCAAGGCGGTACTCGGGCTGCTGGAGGCGGGGTGCGGGCCGGGCGAGATCGTGCGGGCGGGCGTCGAGTTCGGGACAGCCAACCGTCAATCGGGGTGGGGTTCGGGCCTGACCGTGCTGGCGGCCATGGCCAACCTGTTGCCGTGGCTCGACGAGGGGGACCGGGCGCTGGCTCTCGTGCACGGCCTGGCCTTCGTGGCCCGCGACACCCGCAACCGCCCTCCCCGCTTCCCGCTGGCCTCGCTGGGCCGGGCCGACCTGCCTGCTGATCGCCTGGCCTCGTGGTACCGCCGGTTCATCGAGACCCGCTCGCCTGACGCGGCCGAGCGGGTCCTGGCCACGGCCCTGGAGGGGGGCCACGACGTCGAGCCCGCCATGTTCGCAGCGGCCACCGACCACGTGTTCCTCGACGGCGGGCACACCCTCGATTTCACCAACAAGGCGTTCGAGGTGCTCGTCCCCTTCGGGGTGGAGGGGGCGTCGGTGGTCCTGCCCACGCTGGTCGAGCAGACGGCTCGGGCCACCCGGGCCGAGGAGAGCGGCCGCTGGCGCCACCCCCACGACCTGCTCGCCCTGGTGGCCGGCGCCGAGGCCCGCCTGGCAGCGGTGGGCGGGAGCTCGGGTGGGGCCGGGAGCGCGGCTGGGGCCGGTGGCGGCGGCGGGACCGGCGGTGGGGGTGCGGCCGGCGCTGGGGGCGGGGGCCGGGGTGTGGCCAGGCCGCTGTCCGAGCCCGGTGAGGTGAGCGCGCTGGGCTGGAGCCTGCTCGACGACGACCCTCGGGCCGTGGTCGAGGCCGTGGGCGCGGCCGCCGAACAGGGGGCCACGCCTGAGCAGCTGGGCCGGGCGCTGGCCTTCGCCGCGGCCCTGCGGATCACCCGCTTCCACGTCCAGAACGACTTCGGCGACTGGGACGCCGTCCACCACGCCTTCACCTACGCCAACGGCCTGCACCAGGCCCTGGTTCGCCGGCCCACGCCCGAACTGCTGCGGGGGGTGGTGCACGGGGCATTGCGGGTCTACCTCGACCGGTTCCTCAACGTGCCGGCTGCCCGCCCGCCCTCGATGGTGGACGCGCCGGCCGGCGGCCTCGAGGCCTTGCAGCCGTGCTGGGACGCCCAAGGAGGGGTCGACGAGGCCGGGGCCATCGCCTACGGCTGGGTGCGGGGCCGAGGCCGGGATCGCCAGGCCGAGCTGGTGGCGGCCTTGGGGCACGCCCTACTGGCCGAGGACGCCGAGTTCCACTGGTACCAGACCGTCGAGGCCGCAGCCCGCCAGGCGGCGGCGTGGCCCGAGGGGTCCGAGGAGGCCGCCCTGGTCCTGGCTGGGGCGGCCCGCTTCCTGGCTGCCCACACCCCGACCCGGCGCGAGCTGTCCCACGTGGTGCGCACCGCCGCCCGCCTGCGCCGAGGCGAGGAGCTGTTCACCGAGACTTGA
- a CDS encoding right-handed parallel beta-helix repeat-containing protein, with translation MRKRAGVLAIVSGLVSATAGLVAPSVAHANVSCGQTITTNTVLTGDVGPCANGGIIVGADNITLDLNGYRVFGTAPAADGVGIYLENRRGVTVKNGWVTDFDGGVVIRYGRGNTVTGIKAYDNLGSSLGHPPATGTSFGDGIAIQASTHNSIVGNEAVNNGPFSGIGIYQQTDSDHPGFVTGPAGYNLVDRNIVRDNNACRASGFCDNDGIRVEPNVARGNVISNNVVTGSGLDGISLFGGVRGTLVIRNIASDNGVTNDLGDGIRVFGPSNIIQYNQTDGNASGGVSVARRTGFGGGSFPPANPNGRGNVMFGNTASGNGIFDLWDSNPNCVTSLWRGNSGTLVSPPCTLN, from the coding sequence ATGCGCAAGCGTGCTGGGGTGCTGGCCATTGTCTCCGGCCTTGTTTCGGCGACTGCCGGCCTGGTGGCACCGAGCGTGGCCCACGCCAACGTCTCGTGCGGGCAGACGATCACCACCAACACCGTGCTGACGGGCGACGTGGGGCCGTGCGCCAACGGCGGGATCATCGTCGGGGCCGACAACATCACCCTCGACCTCAACGGCTACCGGGTGTTCGGCACCGCCCCGGCGGCCGACGGGGTGGGCATCTACCTGGAGAACCGGCGGGGCGTCACCGTCAAGAACGGGTGGGTCACCGACTTCGACGGCGGTGTGGTCATCCGCTACGGGCGGGGCAACACGGTCACGGGAATCAAGGCCTACGACAACCTCGGGTCGTCGCTCGGCCACCCTCCGGCCACCGGGACGTCCTTCGGCGACGGTATCGCCATCCAGGCCTCGACCCACAACAGCATCGTCGGCAACGAGGCCGTCAACAACGGGCCCTTCTCGGGGATCGGCATCTACCAGCAGACCGACTCCGACCACCCCGGGTTCGTCACCGGCCCGGCCGGTTACAACCTGGTCGACCGCAACATCGTGCGGGACAACAACGCTTGCCGGGCCAGCGGCTTCTGCGACAACGACGGGATCCGGGTGGAGCCCAACGTGGCCCGGGGCAACGTGATCTCCAACAACGTCGTGACCGGCAGCGGCCTCGACGGCATCTCCTTGTTCGGCGGGGTGCGAGGCACGCTGGTTATCCGCAACATCGCCTCGGACAACGGGGTGACCAACGACTTGGGTGACGGCATCCGCGTGTTCGGCCCGAGCAACATCATCCAGTACAACCAGACCGACGGCAACGCTTCGGGTGGTGTCAGCGTGGCCCGCCGCACGGGGTTCGGTGGCGGCTCGTTCCCGCCCGCCAACCCCAACGGCCGGGGCAACGTCATGTTCGGCAACACCGCCTCGGGCAACGGCATCTTCGACCTGTGGGACTCCAACCCCAACTGCGTGACCAGCCTGTGGCGGGGCAACTCGGGCACCCTCGTCAGCCCTCCCTGCACGCTCAACTGA
- a CDS encoding glycosyltransferase, producing the protein MTKLRVLLVSFGYPPDEQGGTQLYGEGLAEALVRAGHEVSVFAANPRSATTVHSVEHQGPIEVERLWDPERAPDDPLALRRPDVEDRFVEALNRTKPDVVHVLHLMHLSPALVEVARDRGTPVVVGLNDHWFLCPLVNLAPGRSHHLGGRLWGVNCLWHSEATSVRRVAALALRGRLWTRARHHLSRPARMRATLGRANVLVAPSMFVRDRFVEFGARPSTIEVLPYGLEPSAGEVVGGRAAPCGRVSVGYLGIYHESKGADLLVDAFRTVDAPGARLTLRGEPLKRDYLRRLRSAAAEDPRITVGDRVPFTEMQSYLASLDLLVIPSRVHETFCRVAHEAARARLPVLASRVGALAEVVAEGRNGLLFEPDDRHDLAAKLRALVSTPGTLAALDRFPRVKTMDEHVAELVGIYRREGAGP; encoded by the coding sequence GTGACGAAGTTGCGGGTCCTGCTGGTGTCATTCGGGTACCCCCCTGACGAGCAGGGCGGGACCCAGCTCTACGGCGAGGGCCTGGCCGAAGCGCTGGTCAGGGCCGGCCACGAGGTCTCCGTCTTCGCGGCCAACCCCAGGTCGGCGACGACCGTGCACTCGGTGGAGCACCAAGGCCCGATCGAGGTCGAACGCCTATGGGACCCGGAGCGGGCCCCCGACGACCCCCTGGCCCTGCGGCGGCCCGACGTCGAGGACCGGTTCGTCGAGGCGCTGAACCGCACCAAGCCCGACGTGGTCCATGTCCTTCACCTCATGCACCTGTCCCCGGCCCTCGTCGAGGTCGCCCGGGACCGGGGCACGCCGGTGGTCGTGGGCCTCAACGACCACTGGTTCCTGTGCCCGCTCGTCAACCTCGCGCCCGGGCGCAGCCACCACCTGGGCGGTCGTCTGTGGGGAGTGAACTGCCTGTGGCACAGCGAGGCCACCTCGGTCCGCCGAGTGGCCGCCCTGGCCCTGCGAGGCCGGCTGTGGACGCGGGCCCGCCACCACCTCTCGCGCCCGGCCCGCATGCGCGCCACCCTGGGCCGGGCCAACGTGCTGGTCGCCCCCTCGATGTTCGTGCGGGACCGGTTCGTCGAGTTCGGGGCGCGGCCGTCGACGATCGAGGTCCTCCCCTACGGCCTCGAACCGTCGGCCGGCGAGGTGGTCGGCGGTCGGGCTGCGCCGTGTGGCCGGGTGAGTGTCGGCTATCTGGGGATCTACCACGAGTCCAAAGGGGCCGACCTGCTCGTCGACGCCTTCCGCACGGTGGACGCCCCCGGGGCCCGGCTGACCCTCCGGGGCGAACCCTTGAAGCGGGACTACCTTCGGCGGCTGCGCTCGGCGGCCGCCGAAGACCCCCGCATCACGGTCGGCGACCGCGTCCCGTTCACCGAGATGCAGTCCTACCTGGCCTCGCTCGACCTTCTCGTCATCCCCTCGCGCGTCCACGAGACCTTCTGCCGGGTCGCCCACGAGGCCGCGCGCGCCCGCCTGCCGGTCCTGGCCAGCCGCGTGGGCGCGCTCGCCGAGGTGGTGGCCGAAGGCCGCAACGGGCTGCTCTTCGAGCCCGACGACCGCCACGACCTGGCGGCCAAACTACGGGCCCTGGTGTCCACTCCGGGCACCCTCGCCGCCCTGGACCGGTTCCCCAGGGTCAAGACCATGGACGAGCACGTGGCCGAGCTGGTCGGCATCTACCGCCGCGAAGGGGCGGGGCCGTAG
- a CDS encoding ABC transporter ATP-binding protein: protein MSETPEEGQEGDGEARAERTPFTADDYFRRPPRDLRRFPRLVAGALTLTWRAARRDFIISALLQFVSALALTGQLVVGRQVLGGILEVGQGASVAGLAPPLAMLALLTSVVAVARISQQSLQRLIAERTAYHAMSQVLKVSTTVDLVTYEEPAFHDRLVRALVNAQSRPAAMAAGMLGLISGGLSVVAIGVGLLLLQPEILGLALVAFIPGWYATRRASRAVYDFARAQTERDRRRTYLSDVLTGKASAKEIRAYRLRGYFLDTFSRLYDERIADLRRVTRRTLQWGMTGSLLSSLLTASTFAVLLWFVSTGRTPLEAAGAAAGGVVLLGQRLSTLSGSIGSLYESSLFVEDFVGFVAAEPVAPVGRDKAPDGFDHLVLEDVVFRYPSSDRPSVNGVSLEVRRGQVIALVGENGSGKTTLAKVMAGLYAPESGRVTWDGTDINRYDPDELRESVAVIFQDFLRYFLPARVNIEVGRADRIGDDDGVVGAARLAGIDEGLRRLRNGYDTLLGPQFYGGTDLSGGQWQRLALARGFFRDASLLILDEPTAALDPRAEAWLFESIRRLFEGRSVVLISHRFSSVRTADRIYVLHDGVIVEEGTHEQLMAEKGRYAELFALQASAYFDVEPPPGPPVPDPGTVPTDG from the coding sequence GTGAGCGAAACACCCGAAGAAGGGCAAGAGGGGGACGGGGAGGCCCGCGCCGAGCGAACGCCGTTCACCGCCGACGACTACTTCCGGCGCCCACCCCGTGATCTCCGCCGTTTCCCCCGTCTCGTCGCGGGCGCGCTGACGCTCACGTGGCGGGCCGCTCGCCGGGATTTCATCATCTCCGCCCTCCTCCAGTTCGTTTCCGCCCTGGCCCTCACGGGCCAGCTCGTGGTCGGGCGCCAGGTGCTGGGCGGCATCTTGGAAGTCGGCCAGGGAGCGTCGGTGGCCGGCCTGGCTCCGCCGCTGGCGATGCTCGCCCTGCTGACCAGCGTCGTGGCCGTGGCCCGCATCTCCCAGCAGTCGCTCCAACGCCTGATCGCCGAGCGAACGGCCTACCACGCCATGAGCCAGGTGCTGAAGGTGAGCACCACCGTCGACCTGGTGACCTACGAGGAGCCCGCCTTCCACGACCGCCTGGTCCGGGCCCTGGTGAACGCCCAGAGCCGCCCGGCGGCCATGGCCGCGGGCATGCTCGGCCTCATCTCGGGCGGGCTCAGCGTCGTGGCCATCGGCGTCGGGCTCCTACTGCTTCAGCCCGAGATCCTGGGGCTGGCCCTGGTGGCTTTCATCCCCGGGTGGTACGCCACCCGGCGGGCCAGCCGGGCCGTGTACGACTTCGCCCGGGCCCAGACCGAGCGCGACCGGCGCCGGACTTACCTCTCCGACGTGCTGACGGGCAAGGCCTCGGCCAAGGAGATCAGGGCCTACCGCCTGCGGGGTTACTTCCTGGACACGTTCAGCCGCCTCTACGACGAGCGGATCGCCGACCTGCGCCGGGTCACCCGCCGGACCCTGCAGTGGGGGATGACCGGCAGCCTGCTCAGCTCGCTCCTGACCGCTTCGACCTTCGCCGTGCTGCTGTGGTTCGTATCGACGGGCCGCACGCCCCTGGAGGCCGCGGGTGCGGCCGCGGGCGGCGTCGTGCTGCTGGGCCAGCGCCTGTCGACCCTGTCGGGTTCGATCGGCTCGTTGTACGAGAGCTCGCTGTTCGTCGAGGACTTCGTGGGGTTCGTGGCCGCCGAGCCGGTTGCCCCCGTCGGCCGGGACAAGGCGCCCGACGGGTTCGACCACCTCGTGCTCGAAGACGTGGTCTTCCGCTACCCGAGCTCGGACCGCCCCAGCGTCAACGGTGTCTCCCTGGAGGTGCGGCGCGGCCAGGTGATCGCGCTGGTCGGCGAGAACGGGTCGGGCAAGACGACCCTGGCCAAGGTCATGGCCGGGCTCTACGCGCCGGAGTCCGGCCGGGTGACCTGGGACGGGACCGACATCAACCGGTACGACCCCGACGAGCTCCGGGAGTCGGTGGCCGTGATCTTCCAGGACTTCCTGCGCTACTTCCTTCCGGCCCGGGTCAACATCGAAGTGGGACGGGCCGACCGCATCGGCGACGACGACGGGGTCGTGGGCGCCGCCCGCCTGGCCGGGATCGACGAGGGCCTTCGCCGGCTGCGCAACGGCTACGACACTCTCCTCGGTCCCCAGTTCTACGGCGGCACCGACCTCTCGGGGGGCCAATGGCAGCGCCTGGCGCTGGCCCGTGGGTTCTTCCGGGACGCGTCGCTTCTCATCCTCGACGAGCCCACCGCCGCCCTCGACCCCCGGGCCGAGGCCTGGCTGTTCGAGAGCATCCGCCGCCTGTTCGAGGGCCGCTCGGTCGTGCTGATCTCCCACCGGTTCTCCAGCGTGCGCACGGCCGACCGCATCTATGTCCTCCACGACGGGGTCATCGTGGAGGAGGGCACCCACGAACAGCTGATGGCCGAGAAGGGGCGTTACGCCGAGCTCTTCGCCCTGCAGGCTTCGGCCTACTTCGACGTCGAGCCCCCCCCGGGCCCGCCGGTGCCCGACCCTGGGACGGTCCCCACCGACGGCTGA
- a CDS encoding helix-turn-helix domain-containing protein, translated as MTPGVEQGSELRKWLKSWRHQNRMSQAALAEALGYDTNYIAKIEGGTRPASRQFLARLAQVAGTPEEALVHASSTDLSRPPLPCPPDALVGRDQELEALQSLLAGPTRLVTLVGPPGIGKTRLALELATRLDSVLLSGSWWVSLLDVAHAADVAPRACREMGLPVEPGADPAELLARRLRGQQVLVVFDNFEHVLEARDLVSTLAGEVAGVKLLVTSREALGLVSEHVYPVPKLGLPDLWSGPSLAEISRGTAVELFVARATMADPRFRLTEDNCEAVARTCRKVDGLPLAIVLAAGGVATEGTAAIAERASEPLDLADDVPADLPSHHQSLAGAIAASWELLERDEADLLDRLSVFSGGFTAEAAAAVAGAAIGADRRATTRLLASLARKSVVELWGEDRDVPRFDLLASIRSFADARLADRGQRTATRRLHARYYVALSDRCGAGLTGHRQSECAQELSIELDNLRTGFQWALEHEPDLALEMAGNSWRFHLMRDIPTGRQWLARALAASPRPSHARAVACAGAGALAWVTGHFDESRAYLDEAEALAGELDLPAVAAIAWLNRGALAEQLSHLEEADHCFMEAQAIYDRLNDARGRAQALIGRGMICRRRLALEPAYEHWTEAARLLGQVGDRFNKALTLGNLAWAAEHEGQFEEAQDWLVECRRAQIAMGDARGLATTNAGLGRVAYKRGALESAEALTIEALASYDQLGDRPWCAATLVTLAAVTARLGRWRPALRMIGAADTLWSEMGTRPSGEHDDLRRDVIAHCDQHVTDGEKARSMSAGRAMEVTEVLEMVRRSQAGDGAGPPARLSHLRP; from the coding sequence ATGACACCGGGTGTCGAGCAGGGTAGTGAGCTCCGGAAGTGGCTGAAGTCGTGGCGCCACCAGAACCGGATGTCCCAGGCCGCCCTGGCCGAGGCCCTCGGCTACGACACGAACTACATAGCCAAGATCGAGGGCGGCACGAGGCCGGCCAGCCGCCAGTTCCTGGCCCGTCTGGCCCAGGTGGCCGGTACCCCCGAGGAGGCGCTCGTCCACGCCTCCAGCACCGACCTCTCCCGCCCGCCCCTGCCGTGCCCGCCGGACGCCCTCGTGGGGCGGGACCAGGAGCTCGAGGCGCTCCAGTCGCTGCTGGCCGGCCCTACCCGGCTCGTAACCCTCGTAGGGCCGCCCGGGATCGGCAAGACCCGCCTCGCCCTGGAGCTGGCCACCCGGCTCGACTCGGTGCTGCTCAGCGGCTCATGGTGGGTGTCGTTGCTCGACGTGGCCCACGCGGCCGACGTGGCCCCCCGGGCGTGCCGGGAGATGGGACTGCCCGTCGAGCCGGGCGCCGACCCGGCCGAACTGCTGGCCCGGCGCCTGCGGGGCCAGCAGGTGCTCGTGGTGTTCGACAACTTCGAGCACGTCCTGGAGGCACGTGACCTGGTCAGCACCCTCGCCGGGGAGGTCGCGGGGGTCAAGCTGCTGGTCACCAGCCGCGAGGCCCTCGGCCTCGTCAGCGAGCACGTCTACCCGGTGCCGAAGCTGGGCCTGCCCGACCTCTGGTCGGGCCCGTCGCTGGCCGAGATCAGCCGGGGGACAGCCGTCGAGCTGTTCGTGGCCCGGGCGACCATGGCCGACCCCCGCTTCCGGCTGACCGAGGACAACTGCGAGGCCGTGGCCCGTACGTGCCGGAAGGTCGACGGGCTCCCCCTGGCCATCGTCCTGGCCGCCGGCGGCGTGGCCACCGAGGGGACGGCGGCCATCGCCGAGAGGGCGTCCGAGCCCCTCGACCTGGCCGACGACGTCCCCGCCGACCTGCCCTCCCACCACCAGTCCCTGGCCGGGGCCATCGCCGCCAGTTGGGAACTTCTCGAGCGCGACGAAGCCGACCTGCTCGACCGCCTGTCGGTGTTCTCGGGTGGCTTCACGGCCGAAGCGGCGGCCGCCGTCGCCGGGGCCGCCATCGGGGCCGACCGCCGGGCCACCACCCGGCTCCTCGCCTCCTTGGCCCGCAAGAGCGTCGTCGAACTGTGGGGGGAGGACCGCGACGTCCCCCGCTTCGACCTTCTGGCGTCGATCCGGTCGTTCGCCGACGCCCGCCTGGCCGACCGGGGCCAGCGCACGGCCACCCGCCGGCTCCACGCCCGCTACTACGTGGCCCTGTCCGACCGGTGCGGGGCTGGGCTCACCGGCCACCGCCAGTCCGAGTGCGCCCAGGAGCTGTCGATCGAGCTCGACAACCTGCGGACCGGCTTCCAGTGGGCCCTCGAGCACGAGCCCGACCTCGCACTGGAGATGGCCGGCAACAGCTGGCGCTTCCACCTCATGCGGGACATCCCCACCGGACGCCAGTGGCTGGCGCGCGCGTTGGCCGCGTCCCCGAGACCGAGCCACGCCCGGGCGGTGGCGTGCGCCGGGGCCGGTGCCCTCGCCTGGGTCACAGGACACTTCGACGAGTCGCGTGCCTACCTGGACGAGGCCGAGGCCCTGGCCGGGGAGCTCGACCTGCCCGCCGTGGCCGCCATCGCCTGGCTCAACCGGGGCGCCCTGGCCGAGCAGCTCTCCCACCTCGAGGAGGCCGACCACTGCTTCATGGAAGCCCAGGCCATCTACGACCGGCTGAACGACGCTCGGGGCCGGGCACAGGCCCTGATCGGGCGGGGGATGATCTGCCGGCGCCGCCTGGCCCTCGAACCGGCCTATGAACACTGGACCGAGGCGGCCCGCCTGCTGGGCCAGGTCGGTGACCGGTTCAACAAGGCCCTGACCCTGGGCAACCTGGCCTGGGCGGCCGAGCACGAGGGCCAGTTCGAAGAAGCCCAGGACTGGCTGGTCGAGTGCCGCCGCGCCCAGATCGCCATGGGCGACGCCCGGGGGCTGGCCACCACCAATGCCGGCCTGGGCCGCGTCGCCTACAAGCGGGGGGCCCTGGAGTCGGCCGAGGCGCTCACGATCGAGGCCCTCGCGAGCTACGACCAGCTCGGCGACCGCCCCTGGTGCGCCGCCACCCTCGTCACGCTGGCTGCGGTCACGGCCCGGCTCGGGCGCTGGCGCCCGGCCCTGCGCATGATCGGCGCGGCCGACACCTTGTGGTCGGAGATGGGTACCCGGCCCAGCGGCGAGCACGACGACCTCCGCCGCGATGTCATCGCCCACTGCGACCAGCACGTCACCGACGGCGAGAAGGCCCGCTCCATGAGCGCGGGCCGGGCCATGGAGGTAACCGAGGTACTCGAGATGGTGCGGCGGAGCCAGGCGGGCGACGGGGCCGGCCCGCCCGCCCGCCTGTCCCACCTCCGGCCCTGA
- a CDS encoding aminotransferase class V-fold PLP-dependent enzyme, producing the protein MPQRMHRFDATMGSFTADVMAFARRRMEADAHGLALGHPRSPADLDAAAGPSITEEGLGPDEVLRRFTEVLEPACLSVDFPRYLAFVPAAPSEIAVLADLVVSACSIYGGSWLEGAGAVWAENQALRWISDLAGLPAQAGGCFVSGGTNGNLPALVAARAAARAARAKGDRASPAGGWAIVAGETAHSSVEAAAEVMDAELVVVPGRRLTGPALAPVLARLGPRVAAVVATAGSTNLGLVDDLASVADACSAAGAWLHVDAAYGGAALCAPSARPRFAGIERADSVIVDPHKWLFAPFDVCALVYRDPELGRLAHSQHADYLDVLYSGDWNPSDYAVHLTRRARGVPFWFALAANGTRAYAEAVEECLRTTRRAAEIVRAAPHLELVCEPELSVVALRRTGWGFDDYRGWSNRMLESGQLFAVPSRHEDEPMLRLCIVNPATTEDDIALVVASLR; encoded by the coding sequence ATGCCCCAGCGCATGCACCGCTTCGACGCCACCATGGGTTCGTTCACGGCCGACGTGATGGCCTTCGCCCGGCGCCGGATGGAGGCCGACGCCCACGGCCTGGCCCTGGGCCACCCGCGGTCCCCCGCCGACCTCGACGCCGCTGCTGGCCCGAGCATCACCGAGGAGGGCCTCGGCCCTGACGAGGTGCTGCGCCGGTTCACCGAGGTGCTCGAGCCGGCCTGCCTGTCGGTCGACTTTCCCCGCTACCTGGCCTTCGTGCCCGCCGCCCCCAGCGAGATCGCCGTGCTGGCCGACCTGGTCGTGAGCGCCTGCTCCATCTACGGGGGGTCGTGGCTGGAGGGGGCAGGGGCGGTGTGGGCCGAGAACCAGGCCCTGCGCTGGATCTCCGACCTGGCCGGCCTGCCCGCCCAGGCCGGTGGGTGCTTCGTGTCGGGGGGCACCAACGGCAACCTGCCCGCCCTGGTCGCGGCCCGGGCCGCCGCTCGGGCGGCCCGGGCCAAGGGGGACCGGGCCAGCCCGGCCGGAGGCTGGGCGATCGTGGCCGGCGAGACGGCCCACTCGTCGGTCGAGGCGGCCGCCGAGGTGATGGACGCCGAGCTGGTCGTTGTCCCCGGCCGCCGTCTGACCGGCCCGGCGCTCGCACCCGTCCTCGCCCGGCTCGGGCCGAGGGTGGCGGCGGTGGTGGCCACCGCCGGTTCGACCAACCTGGGCCTCGTCGACGACCTGGCCTCGGTGGCCGACGCCTGCTCGGCCGCTGGGGCGTGGCTGCACGTCGACGCCGCCTACGGAGGGGCGGCCCTGTGCGCCCCCTCGGCCCGGCCCCGGTTCGCAGGCATCGAGCGGGCCGACTCGGTGATCGTCGACCCCCACAAGTGGCTGTTCGCCCCCTTCGACGTCTGCGCGCTGGTCTACCGCGACCCCGAGCTGGGCCGGCTGGCCCACTCCCAGCATGCCGACTACCTCGACGTGCTCTACAGCGGGGACTGGAACCCGTCGGACTACGCCGTCCACCTCACCCGCCGGGCGCGGGGTGTGCCTTTCTGGTTCGCCCTGGCGGCCAACGGCACCCGGGCCTACGCCGAGGCCGTGGAAGAGTGCCTGCGCACCACCCGCCGGGCGGCCGAGATCGTGCGAGCCGCCCCTCACCTGGAGCTGGTGTGCGAACCCGAACTGTCGGTCGTGGCCCTCCGCCGGACCGGTTGGGGCTTCGACGACTACCGGGGCTGGTCCAACCGCATGCTGGAGTCGGGCCAGCTCTTCGCCGTCCCGTCCCGCCACGAGGACGAACCCATGCTGCGGCTGTGCATCGTCAACCCGGCCACCACCGAGGACGACATCGCTCTGGTGGTCGCGTCCCTGCGCTGA